A portion of the Coturnix japonica isolate 7356 chromosome 4, Coturnix japonica 2.1, whole genome shotgun sequence genome contains these proteins:
- the SFRP2 gene encoding secreted frizzled-related protein 2: MPRRLCALILLVSQCLGSAAGLFPFGEPDFSYKRSNCKPIPAPMLLCRGIEYQSMRLPNLLGHETVQEVLEQASTWIPLVQKQCHPDTRKFLCSLFAPVCIDDLDEIIQPCHSLCEEVKESCAPVMSAFGFPWPDMLDCSRFPKDNDLCIPLASSDHILPVTREAPKVCDACKNKNEDDNDIMENLCKNDFALKIKVKEIAYINGDTKITPETKSKTIYKLNGLTERDLRKIVLWLKGGLQCTCDEMNDINVPYLVMGQKQAGELVITSLKRWQKGQRAFKRFSRSIRKLQC; encoded by the exons ATGCCGCGCCGCCTCTGCGCCCTGATCCTGCTGGTCTCCCAGTGCCTGGGTTCAGCCGCCGGGCTCTTCCCCTTCGGGGAGCCCGACTTCTCCTACAAGCGCTCCAACTGCAAGCCCATCCCCGCCCCGATGCTGCTGTGCCGAGGCATCGAGTACCAGAGCATGCGGCTGCCCAACCTGCTGGGGCACGAGACggtgcaggaggtgctggaacaggccTCCACCTGGATCCCGCTGGTGCAGAAGCAGTGTCACCCCGACACCAGGAAGTTCCTCTGCTCCCTCTTTGCTCCCGTCTGCATCGACGACCTGGACGAGATCATCCAGCCGTGCCACTCGCTCTGTGAGGAGGTGAAGGAGAGCTGCGCCCCAGTGATGTCTGCTTTCGGCTTCCCCTGGCCCGACATGCTGGACTGCAGCCGCTTCCCCAAGGACAATGACCTCTGCATCCCTCTGGCCAGCAGTGACCACATCCTCCCAGTCACCAGGGAAG CACCCAAAGTCTGTGATGCCTGCAAGAACAAAAATGAGGATGATAATGACATCATGGAAAACCTCTGCAAAAATGATTTCG CCTTGAAGATAAAAGTGAAGGAGATTGCCTACATCAATGGGGATACCAAGATCACCCCTGAAACAAAGAGCAAGACCATCTACAAGCTGAATGGGCTGACCGAGAGGGATCTGAGGAAAATCGTGCTCTGGCTCAAAGGTGGCCTCCAGTGTACCTGTGACGAGATGAATGACATCAACGTCCCCTACTTGGTCATGGGGCAAAAGCAAGCTGGGGAACTGGTGATCACCTCGCTGAAGCGGTGGCAGAAAGGGCAGCGGGCTTTTAAGCGGTTCTCCCGCAGCATCCGCAAACTGCAGTGTTAG